Part of the Candidatus Delongbacteria bacterium genome, TACATCCTCAAGCCTTTCGGGGTCGAGGAGATCCGCGCCAGCGTGGACACGGCATTTTCCAAGCGCATCCGGATCATGAAGGAGCGCCAGGACGGCAGCCCGCGCGAGAGCACACTGACCCTTGACGTGGAACGGATCAGCGAGCAGGCGCGCCGCGAATTCGCCTCCGGTGCCCGTGACCTGCGTCTGCTGGAGGAATTCAATCGCCGCAGCATCGAGAACCTGATGCACGGCGTGTTGCTGCTGGACTCGGATTTTCACGTGATCCACCTCAACCGTCTCGCGATGGAAATGGCCGGAGTCAGCCGACCCGAGGGCGAACCGGTGCACATCGCCCAGCTGGCCCCCCTGCTGGCGGATTCCCGGCTGATGACCGCCCTCGAGCAGGTCCGGGCCGGACAGGAGACCGTGGTGCTCAACGATTTCTGGTTGCAGGATCCCGGCGGAGGCACACGGGGTCTGCACAAGGTGATCGTGCAGCACACCCCGCTGGTGGACGATGAATTCCTGCTGGTGCAGGTGGAGAACATCCTGGACAGTCGCCTGTTGCGCGAGGAAACCCGCAAGGTGCGCATGCAGGTGGCCCGTCAGATCTATGGTCGGGTGGCCCAGCATCTGCAGGTGATCGCCGGCCGGGGCGAACTGCTGCAACTGCGCGACGAGCATTCCCACGGAAACCTGCAGCAGATTCTGGATGCCAGCCGCGAGATCGGCCGGATCCTGACCGAGCTGGGCACGGACATGCACGAGACGGAGGAGGGGGAAGCGGGCTGATCCCGGCAAAGGGCCACAATTCCCGGAGGTGGCAGCTTGCATCTTCACTCTGGCGGTATCATATTTGGCGCTCTGCAGCGGGGACCTGTTCGCGCGGCAGGCTTGACACCGGGGCATTAGCTCAGCTGGGAGAGCGCTTGACTGGCAGTCAAGAGGTCAGCGGTTCGATCCCGCTATGCTCCACTGACCCGGGAAAGAGGCAGTCATTGACAATTGCTGATTCTTTGGGTAACATTGTTGGCGCTTTTTGTGTACGCCACGCGACGAGTGATTCAAAGTCGCCGTCAAATGGACGATACAACGAGAGCCATTCGGAAGCGGATCCGGCAACGCCGGGACAGCGACCGGGATTCTTTGCGAGAGTAACTCAGTTGGTAGAGTACCACGTTGCCAATGTGGCTGTCGCGGGTTCGAACCCCGTCTCTCGCTTGTCCGCTCCGGCGGACATTTTTTTTGGCGGCGTAGCCAAGTGGTAAGGCAGAGGTCTGCAAAATCTCCATCACCAGTTCGACTCTGGTCGCCGCCTTCCCGCCCTCGTGGCGGGATTTTTCTTTCTGCCTGCTCGATTTCCGCATGCCTTGCTGGTTGTTGACATGACTTGCAGCAGTGACTACAATGAACGGCCCTGCAGCGGGTGGTGTCCTTCCGGTCGACACCGCGGAGATGTCTCCGTTTTCCGGACGATCACCCCTATCCGCTGAGCGCCCAACGGCGACACCCCCCCAAAGCTGGCACGAGATGCTCACGGGCAGTGATTGTCACTCCCTGGCAGTCAATGGTGCGGTTTTCTGCAATTCGACCCGGTTGGGCACTAAAGTTGGGCCTGCAGCCGGCTGATAGTATTGATCAGGTTCGGGGTGGTCCTGATGTCAGGATCCGACGACCTCTTCCCACGATGGCGCAACTGGCAGGCATGGCAGGATGAGTCTGCAATCGGGACTGGAGCTGCAGGAAGGAATTGCCCGCCTGGGAATCACGGCGGAGACTCTTTCCTCCCTCCAGCAGGCGCTGGAAAGTGGTCAGGACGATGCGGTTCTGGCCCGGCGCATCGAAGAATGCCCCGTGATCCATTGTCTGCTGCTGCAGTTGGCATCGGCCAGTTTCTATCGCAGCGCCACTCCCCTGATCAGCCTTCCGATGGCTCTGGGCCTGCTGGGTGAACGGTTCTCGCGCCAGTACCTGCACGGTCTGCTGCACAGTCTGCCGCGCCGTCAGACCCACCTCGGGGAAGCAGAACTGCGAGACGAACTGGCTCAGGCCGAGATCCGCATCCTGCCGGTCTGCGGCCGTGGCAGTCAGCCTCTGCTGCACTGTGTGCTCGTGCTCTGTCGTCTGGTGCCCCTGCTGGCCGGTGGCGACCATCACCCGAACCGTCTGCCCGAATGGCGCAGTTGGGGGCGCCTGTTGCTGGACCGCTGTGGCGCGCGCAACCTGCCTCCCCGGATCAGCGAGATCCTCTCCCGACTGGACAGCAACGCGGTGGAGGAAACCGATCCTGAACTGGCCGTGAATCTGGCCTTGCTGCAACTGGTGCTGGCCGTGAGCGTGGGGCAGGGCACCCGGCAATGCGAGCCGGGCATCTGGCGGCTGCTGGACCTGCCCGTCCAGCTGATGCAATCCCTTGCTGCAGGAGAGTCGAGCCGTGGCTGAACCCCGCGACCTGAGCCAGCAGATCGACGCCTGGTTGAGTGGCCTGGATCTCAGCGAGCCCGGTCAGGCCGAACTTGAGCGTCTGCTGCTGCGTGCCGAGCGTGACATTCGCAACCGCACGCGCCAGCAGCAGGAACTGCAGGGTGCCCTGGGCGAACTGATGGCGGCCTGCCGCCTCAAGATCCGCCAGCTCTCGCTCTGTCGCGACGTGACCGCCTTCCTGGCCAGCAGCCATTCCAGCGACCGCATCTTCAACCGCCTGCCCGTGATCCTGCGCAGCGCCTTTGACGCCGATGCCTGCTCCCTGCTGATGCTGGATCCCGAGCGCGAAGCCCTGGACTTCGTCGGGGCCGACATGGTCGATGGCCGGGTGGATCTGCGCGGCCAGCCGATTCCCCTCGGCGAGGGCATCGCGGGCTGGGTGGCCGTCAATCGCCGCAGCTGGCTGAGCGCGGATGTGACCCAGGACCCGCATTTCAAGACGCTTCCCGCCGCGGGCATCCGCCCGGGCAGCCTGCTCTGTGCTCCGCTGATCCTGGGTGACGCGCTGATCGGGGTGGTCAATCTGTCACACGGGCAGACCAACCACTTCGATGGCGAGGACGAGCGACTGCTGGCGCTGCTGGCCGACCAGGCCGCGGTGGCGATCAGCAACGCCCGCCTGGCCGAGGACTTCCGCCAGCGCATCCAGCGCAAGGCGCACGAGCTGGGCGAACTGCAGAACTTCTTCCAGAGCATCATGAACGCCAGCGATGATCTGATTCTGGTGCTGGATCCCCAGCGCCGGATCGTGCTGGCCTCGCAGGTCTCGCGCTCGCTGCTGGGGCTGGGCTCCGACGAGTTGGTGGGCAAGGGGCTGGAAAGCGTGATGGAGATCTCGGCCATGGCCGAGTCACTGCAGGACAGCCTGGAAGACATGACACCGGCCCGCGATCTGGACGTTCCCCTGAGGCATCGCTCGGGGCGCTCGCTGCATTCTTCGCTGAATGTGACACCGATCATCGCCGAGAACCGCGAGTTTCTGGGCTTCCTGCTGATCTTCCGCAGCATCGAACGGCGGATGAAGCATCACAGCCGGCTGACCGCGATGACCAATCGCCTCCAGGTGCTGTTCGATTCGGCCGTGGAACTTTCAAGCAGTCTGGAAGTGCCCGAAGTGCTGGCCGCCGTGCTGCATCGTGTGGTGGACCTGCTGGAAGGCAGCGAGGCACGCATCACGCTGCTCAGTTCCGACAGCCAGTGGCTGCTGCCCTGGAGTCCGGGTACGGGCGTGAATCCCGACGGGGCCGTGGCGGTGGACGAGAGTGCCGAAGGCATCGTGGTCAAACGCCAGCGTCCGCTGCTGCTGACGGGGCGCAATTCGATCCGTCAGTTCCTGCCCAGTTCGCCCGAGGATCTCAGCAGCCGGATCATGCTGCCCTTGCTGGTCAAGGACCAGGTGCTGGGTGTGCTGACCATCGACAGCCGGCGCGCCGAGCGCCAGTTCGACGAAGAAGACCAGAAACTGGCCACCACCTTCGCCACCCAGGCGGCACTTGCCATCGAGAATTCACGCCTCTACAGTTCCACGCGCGCCGAGACCCGACGTCTCACGGGGCTGCTGGAACTGTCGCGCGGTCTGCTGCCGGTGAAGAGTGCCCAGGAACACTTCGCCGAGCTGCTGCGCCGTGCTCCGGAGCTGAGCGGTGCGCTGGCGGTCAGCGGCTGGCTGCGGGGCCCGGATGGGCGACTGCATCTGATGGATCGCCCCCTGAGCGCACATCCTCTCGACTGTCCGATCGAGGAGCTGGACCCGGAGACCCGCGTGGATTCGATCCTGGAACAGGTGCTGTTCCAGGAGGAAGACGCCCGGATCTCGCTGGACGGTGAGACGGTGCCCGACTGGGTACCCTTGCCTGCGAACCAGGCGGGCATCAGCGTGCTGGCTGTTCCCGTGAGCGATTCGGGACATGTCTACGGCATGGTGCTGTTCTACTGGCGCCACCTGGATCACGGCCAGCCGCAGGACCTGAGCTTCGTGCGCCTGCTGATCCTGCAGACCGCCACCGCGCTCAAGAGCCGTGAGCTGCTGGCGGAGAATCGTGCCAGCCGCCTGTTCCTGCGGGAGGTCATCGGCGCCTCCAGTGATGCCATCGTGGTGGCCGACCGCCGTGGACGGATCACCCTGTTCAGCGAAGGTGCCTGCCGGATCACGGGACTCAGCGAAGAGCTGATGCTGGGCCATTTCGCGATTGAGCTCTATCCCGATGCCGAGCCGATTCTCAAGGCGCTGCGGCGCAGCCTGCGCGACCCCAGCAAGCATGTGCTGATCGAGACCGAACTGCTGGGCCTGAAGGGACGCCGGATTCCCGTGCAGCTCAGCATGGGGTGGATCCGGAGCGAAAAGGGACAGATCACCGGCATGATCGGCGTGGCCAAGGACATCACCGAGCAGCGCAAGCTTGAGCAGGCCCGTCTCGAATCCGATCGCCTCAAGGGCGTCGAGCAGATGGCCGTGACCGTCTCGGACCAGATCAACACCCCGCTGAGTGTTATTCTTGCGCACCTCGACCTGCTGGAAATGCAGCCCGGCAGCGAGAGTGACGCCGCGCTGAAATCCCGCACGGCGATCAGTGAGCAGGTACTGAAGATCAAACAGATTCTCGACCGCCTGAATTCCATGAAGAGAGTCCGGGTCAAGAAATACGGCATTCCCAACGTGCTGATGTATGATCTGGAAGAGAACTCGGGCGAGAAGGGGCAATGAGCGGACAGGCATGAGTACGAATTTCGGTGAGCTGGCGGTATCCGACAGGAAGGTGCTTGTGGTCGAGGACGACGATGACATGCGCGAAGTCCTTGACGCATACATGACGCTCTGTGGGTTCTCCGAGGTTCGGGCGGCCGCCAATGGCCAGGAGGCCTGGGAGATCTTCCGGGAGTTCGGTCCCCATCTGGTGATCACCGACCTGAACATGCCCGTGATGTCGGGATATGAGTTGATCAGTCTGATCCGCGGACAGGATCAGGAGGTCGCGATCATCGTCATCAGCGGATGGATCAAGGAAGACTTTCTGCCGATTCTGGAGCCGTACCGGGTGGAGGCCACCCTCTTCAAACCTTTCAAGATGCAGGTCATGAAAGAGGTGATTGCCCGGTTGTACCCAGCAGGAGATGCAGACGCATGAAGTCAATGCCCCGCATTCTGGTGATCGATGATCTGGAAGGCATCCGTGCCGCCCTCGTTGATTTTCTGGAATCGGAAGGATATGAGTGCCGTGCCGCCGTGGATGGCACCGAGGGCCTGACGCAGGCTCTGGACTGGAAACCCGACCTGGTGTTCCTGGATGTGTTCATGCCCGGAATCAACGGGCTGGAAGTGATCCGTCGCCTGCGTCAGGAAGACAATCGTACACCCGTGATCATCATCACGGCCTACGATCAGGATGAACTGGCGCGCGATCTGCTGGTGGCCGGAGCCACGGATTTCATTCGCAAACCCTGGGATTTCAGCTATCTCAAGCGCATGGTGGAAAGTTGCCTGGCGGTCAGGGAACCCTGAGAGCTTCGCCGTGTTTACCGCATCTTCCAACGGGCGACGGCCGGCTGCCGAGCCCGTTTGTCATTTGAAAGGACCTTCCGTGACCGGCAAGCTCATCCACGACCATACCGAGAAGTTGAACTCCAATCTGTTCCAGGACAATCGCGGCAACGAGACCTGGCGCATCTTCCGCATCATGAGTGAGTTCGTTGACGGCTTCGAAAGCCTCTGGCACATCGACCGCGCGGTCACGGTCTTCGGCAGTGCGCGCATCCACCCCGAGGATCCGCTGTACCGCGACGCCACCGAGATCACGCGCGGCCTGGGCGAACTGGGCTTCAGCATCATCACGGGAGGCGGGCCCGGCATCATGGAAGCCGCCAGCAAGGGCGGGTTCGAAAGTCCGGCCGAGTCCATCGGGGTCAACATCGAACTGCCCCACGAACAGCATTCCAATCCCTACCTGGACACGGTGGTCGATTTCCGCTACTTCTTCGTGCGCAAGGTGATGTTCGTGAAGTTCAGCAGTGGCTTCGTGATGATGCCCGGCGGCTTCGGCACTCTTGACGAGCTGTTCGAAGTGCTGACACTGATCCAGACCCAGAAAATCGAGAAAGTGCCGGTGGCCTTCTACAGCAGCGACTTCTGGGGGCCGCTGATCCAGTGGATGAAGGACCGCATGCTGGCCAATCGCCTGATCAGCCCCGAGGACCTGTCGCTCTTCGAAGTCTTCGACCGCCCCGAAGACGTGGTGAATTTCTTCCGCACACATCAGGCTGCCAAGGAGCCGGTCTCCGACGGGGGTGCGGTCAAGGCCTGAATGGTTCCTGCCCTGGAGCCCCCGGATTTACCCCTTGCCCGCCAGGGCGATTCGATGACTTTTAGCCGCCAATGAGCGACATTTCGCCCTCGCTCCCGGAGCTGTCTCGAGGCAGTGCACATTCCGGGGAGCGGGCTGGCCTCTCGTGGCCACTCAGCCGCCAATTCAGTTTTCGCTGCCTCTGCAGCGTACCCAGGAGGATGACATGAATTCACTCGAAGCCCTCGGCATGGTTGAAACCCGGGGTCTGGTTGGGGCGATCGAGGCAGCGGACGCCATGGTCAAGGCGGCCAAGGTGGAACTGCTGGGCCGTGAGCAGATCGGTGGCGGTTATGTCACCGTGATGGTCCGTGGAGATGTGGGCGCCGTCAAGGCCGCCACCGATGCCGGTGCCACCGCTGCCGAGAAGGTGGGCGAAGTGGTTTCCGTGCATGTCATTCCCCGTCCGCACGCCGAAGTTGAACTGATTCTGCCCAAGAAGGGCTGATCCGGGCCCTTCGGGGCACGGTGGGAGTCCATGTCCGGCACTCCCCTGAGGATCGCGAACCGGAAGACGGCCTGCCGTCTTCCGGTTTCCTGTCACACCGTACGCCCGCCCGAAGGCCAACCAGGAGGCTCGTGGCACACCCGGATCCCCCCCGCTCAGAACAGGCGATCGGCCTGCTGGAGACCCGTGGACTGGTGGCTGCCGTGGTCGCCTGCGATGCCATGCTCAAGACCTCGCAAGTCAGTCTGCTGCAGCAGCAGGTGACCCGACCTGCCCTGGTCACCATCTGCATCATGGGCGAAGTGGCCGCGGTCAACGAAGCTCTGGCCGCCGGAGCCCGTGCCGCCGCCCGCGTGGGCCCCGTGCTCAGTCGCCACCTGATTCCCCGCCCCACCAGCGCGACCCTCGACCTGCTCAGCCATCTGGCGCTGGATGTGCATGCTCTGGCCATCGATGCCCAGCGACCGCTGGCCAGCCTGAGCGTCTCGCGCCTGCGGGCTCTGGCCCGGGAACGGAGCGATTTCCCCCTCAGCGGCCGCGAGATTTCCCTGGCCAATCGCACCACCCTGCTTGCCCTGCTTGAGCCGCCAGAAGCAGCTGGATCCGGGGCGGACACTCCCGGCGAAAATGACCCGACTCCGGGAAGCCGGTGAGGGGCTTCGCACTGCGGCCGACCCGCTCCTTTGCTGGTGATATTGCACGATTTGGCCTACCTTTGGCAGGCGGCTGGCGGACACACCGGAGCCAGCCATATCCCCCGAGATTTCCGTGACCCGAAGGCTGGAAGGAGCAGGCATGTCCCCTCTGAATCAAAGGCTGGGAGCCCTTGCCCTGCTTCTGCTTGTCGGTGGCTCAGTCCAGGCCGGAACTCTGCCGCTCGAGGCACCCGCGGTGCGCGGTGAGCACGAGATCGTCTTCAAGCTCAGCGACGGCGTCATGGCCGCGACCGTGCGCGAATCAGGCCAGTATGTCAGCGCCGATGGCATGACTCTTGACTGCGTGCCAGCCTTGCCGCGCCTGCAGCATGATCCGCAGGGGCTGAACCGGATCCTGCGTCTGCCCTTCGTGTCCGATGAGCACAGGTCAAAGATCCTCGCGGGGCTGCAGCAGGACGCGCACGTCGAATGGGCCGAGATTCCGCCCGTGCGCCAGACCGACGTTGTGCCCAACGACAGCGACTGGGCCGAACTCTGGGCACTGCCCCACGTGGAAGCCCCGGCCGCCTGGGATGTGGCACAGTGCAACGGCGATGTGCTGCTGGCCATCGTGGACACGGGCACCCAGCTGGACCATCCCGACCTGGCCGCCAACATCCATACCAACACCGTTGAACTGAACGGCACCGCCGGGGTCGATGACGACCAGAACGGTTATGTGGACGATGTGCACGGCTACGATGTGCGCGACCACGACGCCGATCCGTCGCCCATGCCGGGTGATTCCTCCCACGGGACCCACACCTCAGGCACGGCCGCCTGCGTCACCAACAACGCCACGGGCGTGGCCTGCATCGCCTGGAATCCCCGCCTGCTGCCCGTGCGTGCCGGACACGCCAGCAGCATCACGGCCGGCATCGAGGGCATCTTCTACGCGTTCTCAAGCAATGCCCGTGTGATCAGCTGCTCCTGGGGGGGCGACAGTTACAGCTACTACGAGCAGAACGTGATCCAGGCCGCCCTGGAGGCGGGAAGTCTGGTGGTGGCGGCGGCGGGCAACAATGGCAACACGCTGCCGCACTATCCGGGCGCCTACGAGGGCGTGCTGAGCGTGGCCAGCGTGAACAGCACCGATGTACTCGCCTCCAGCAGCACACGCGGAGCCTGGGTCGACCTGACGGCCCCCGGAGTGAGCATCTGGTCCACCGTGAACAACAGCACCTACGGCACCAAGAGCGGCACATCCATGGCCACGCCCCAGGTGGCATCACTCTGTGCCCTGCTGTCCAGCACCCAGCCCTTCTACTCGCCGGCCCAGCTGCGCGAGCATGTGATCTTCACCTGTGACGACATTGATGCCCTCAACCCCGCACACAGCGGGGAACTGGGGCGCGGCCGGATCAATGCCCGGCGCGCACTGACCGAATCTCCCGCGACCATTGACCTGCGGGGCATCGTGCTGGACGACGCCAACGGCAACGGCATTCCCGATCTGGGCGAAGTGGTGGGCATCGACGCCAGCCTTGTGGTGGACATCGGGGCCCTGACCGGCATCCAGGCCGTGCTGAGCTGCGCCGACCCCCGGATCACGATCCAGGACGGCAGCAGCGCGTAC contains:
- a CDS encoding GAF domain-containing protein, encoding MAEPRDLSQQIDAWLSGLDLSEPGQAELERLLLRAERDIRNRTRQQQELQGALGELMAACRLKIRQLSLCRDVTAFLASSHSSDRIFNRLPVILRSAFDADACSLLMLDPEREALDFVGADMVDGRVDLRGQPIPLGEGIAGWVAVNRRSWLSADVTQDPHFKTLPAAGIRPGSLLCAPLILGDALIGVVNLSHGQTNHFDGEDERLLALLADQAAVAISNARLAEDFRQRIQRKAHELGELQNFFQSIMNASDDLILVLDPQRRIVLASQVSRSLLGLGSDELVGKGLESVMEISAMAESLQDSLEDMTPARDLDVPLRHRSGRSLHSSLNVTPIIAENREFLGFLLIFRSIERRMKHHSRLTAMTNRLQVLFDSAVELSSSLEVPEVLAAVLHRVVDLLEGSEARITLLSSDSQWLLPWSPGTGVNPDGAVAVDESAEGIVVKRQRPLLLTGRNSIRQFLPSSPEDLSSRIMLPLLVKDQVLGVLTIDSRRAERQFDEEDQKLATTFATQAALAIENSRLYSSTRAETRRLTGLLELSRGLLPVKSAQEHFAELLRRAPELSGALAVSGWLRGPDGRLHLMDRPLSAHPLDCPIEELDPETRVDSILEQVLFQEEDARISLDGETVPDWVPLPANQAGISVLAVPVSDSGHVYGMVLFYWRHLDHGQPQDLSFVRLLILQTATALKSRELLAENRASRLFLREVIGASSDAIVVADRRGRITLFSEGACRITGLSEELMLGHFAIELYPDAEPILKALRRSLRDPSKHVLIETELLGLKGRRIPVQLSMGWIRSEKGQITGMIGVAKDITEQRKLEQARLESDRLKGVEQMAVTVSDQINTPLSVILAHLDLLEMQPGSESDAALKSRTAISEQVLKIKQILDRLNSMKRVRVKKYGIPNVLMYDLEENSGEKGQ
- a CDS encoding response regulator codes for the protein MSTNFGELAVSDRKVLVVEDDDDMREVLDAYMTLCGFSEVRAAANGQEAWEIFREFGPHLVITDLNMPVMSGYELISLIRGQDQEVAIIVISGWIKEDFLPILEPYRVEATLFKPFKMQVMKEVIARLYPAGDADA
- a CDS encoding response regulator, with the translated sequence MKSMPRILVIDDLEGIRAALVDFLESEGYECRAAVDGTEGLTQALDWKPDLVFLDVFMPGINGLEVIRRLRQEDNRTPVIIITAYDQDELARDLLVAGATDFIRKPWDFSYLKRMVESCLAVREP
- a CDS encoding TIGR00730 family Rossman fold protein, with the protein product MSEFVDGFESLWHIDRAVTVFGSARIHPEDPLYRDATEITRGLGELGFSIITGGGPGIMEAASKGGFESPAESIGVNIELPHEQHSNPYLDTVVDFRYFFVRKVMFVKFSSGFVMMPGGFGTLDELFEVLTLIQTQKIEKVPVAFYSSDFWGPLIQWMKDRMLANRLISPEDLSLFEVFDRPEDVVNFFRTHQAAKEPVSDGGAVKA
- a CDS encoding BMC domain-containing protein — protein: MNSLEALGMVETRGLVGAIEAADAMVKAAKVELLGREQIGGGYVTVMVRGDVGAVKAATDAGATAAEKVGEVVSVHVIPRPHAEVELILPKKG
- a CDS encoding BMC domain-containing protein, which codes for MAHPDPPRSEQAIGLLETRGLVAAVVACDAMLKTSQVSLLQQQVTRPALVTICIMGEVAAVNEALAAGARAAARVGPVLSRHLIPRPTSATLDLLSHLALDVHALAIDAQRPLASLSVSRLRALARERSDFPLSGREISLANRTTLLALLEPPEAAGSGADTPGENDPTPGSR
- a CDS encoding S8 family serine peptidase, with the translated sequence MSPLNQRLGALALLLLVGGSVQAGTLPLEAPAVRGEHEIVFKLSDGVMAATVRESGQYVSADGMTLDCVPALPRLQHDPQGLNRILRLPFVSDEHRSKILAGLQQDAHVEWAEIPPVRQTDVVPNDSDWAELWALPHVEAPAAWDVAQCNGDVLLAIVDTGTQLDHPDLAANIHTNTVELNGTAGVDDDQNGYVDDVHGYDVRDHDADPSPMPGDSSHGTHTSGTAACVTNNATGVACIAWNPRLLPVRAGHASSITAGIEGIFYAFSSNARVISCSWGGDSYSYYEQNVIQAALEAGSLVVAAAGNNGNTLPHYPGAYEGVLSVASVNSTDVLASSSTRGAWVDLTAPGVSIWSTVNNSTYGTKSGTSMATPQVASLCALLSSTQPFYSPAQLREHVIFTCDDIDALNPAHSGELGRGRINARRALTESPATIDLRGIVLDDANGNGIPDLGEVVGIDASLVVDIGALTGIQAVLSCADPRITIQDGSSAYGSLQWGQSSAGDGFSVQIGNSIPTGTRVELLLNITANGGFSHRESFPLVVAPIHASHDNSNLNLTVSSHGAIGYYDFEDDQAVGQGFRWPSGGANHLYVGSLLISHQPSGMVADVASYLSGHAPDFAPVPGSLITLSENGAEQRISASFNDSPMASPIGLEIDLVSRSLDMAGVENGVILEYQLRNTGAQTLSGLRAGLWMDFDVNGTWANDTGGWDAARSLGYMTDAGNQHLGVKLLSDPASSYRLCRWNDWSSGGLQDAEILAYVEGGFVQTQSTGADDWQCCLAGPAFSLAPTSVRTVVFALVAGESLQALQQNADELQSWWEATDVVAPEPELPQDFGLVSIRPNPFNPTTRIDLDLSHGTRVAWEVHDLQGRLVHAAGASFLAAGSHSLPVDLAGSASGVYLLTLHLDDESRNYRITLLK